From Cervus canadensis isolate Bull #8, Minnesota chromosome 28, ASM1932006v1, whole genome shotgun sequence, one genomic window encodes:
- the LOC122429197 gene encoding prolactin isoform X1, whose translation MDSKVSSQKAGSRLLLLLVVSNLLLCQGVVSTPVCPNGAGNCQVSLRDLFDRAVMVSHYIHNLSSEMFNEFDKRYAQGKGFITMALNSCHTSSLPTPEDKEQAQQTHHEVLMSLILGLLRSWNDPLYHLVTEVRGMKGAPDGILSRAIEIEEENKRLLEGMEMIFGQVLPGAKETEPYPVWSGLPSLQTKDEDARYSAFYNLLHCLRRDSSKIDTYLKLLNCRIIYNNNC comes from the exons cAGGGTCCcgcctgctcctgctgctggtgGTGTCAAATCTACTCTTGTGCCAGGGTGTGGTCTCCACTCCTGTCTGTCCCAATGGGGCTGGCAACTGCCAGGTGTCCCTTCGAGACCTGTTTGACCGGGCAGTCATGGTGTCCCACTACATCCATAACCTCTCCTCGGAAATGTTCAACGAATTT GATAAACGGTATGCCCAAGGCAAAGGGTTCATTACCATGGCCCTCAACAGCTGCCATACCTCCTCCCTTCCTACCCCTGAAGACAAAGAACAAGCCCAACAGACCCAC CATGAAGTCCTTATGAGCTTGATTCTTGGGTTGCTGCGCTCCTGGAATGACCCTCTGTATCACCTAGTCACGGAGGTGCGGGGTATGAAAGGAGCCCCAGATGGTATCCTGTCGAGGGCCATAGAGATTGAGGAAGAAAACAAACGGCTTCTGGAAGGCATGGAGATGATATTTGGCCAG GTACTTCCTGGAGCCAAAGAGACTGAGCCCTACCCTGTGTGGTCAGGACTCCCTTCCCTGCAAACCAAGGATGAAGATGCGCGTTATTCTGCTTTTTATAACTTGCTCCACTGCCTGCGCAGGGATTCAAGCAAGATTGACACTTACCTTAAGCTCCTGAATTGCAGAATCATCTACAACAACAACTGCTAA
- the LOC122429197 gene encoding prolactin isoform X2, giving the protein MDSKVSSQKGSRLLLLLVVSNLLLCQGVVSTPVCPNGAGNCQVSLRDLFDRAVMVSHYIHNLSSEMFNEFDKRYAQGKGFITMALNSCHTSSLPTPEDKEQAQQTHHEVLMSLILGLLRSWNDPLYHLVTEVRGMKGAPDGILSRAIEIEEENKRLLEGMEMIFGQVLPGAKETEPYPVWSGLPSLQTKDEDARYSAFYNLLHCLRRDSSKIDTYLKLLNCRIIYNNNC; this is encoded by the exons GGTCCcgcctgctcctgctgctggtgGTGTCAAATCTACTCTTGTGCCAGGGTGTGGTCTCCACTCCTGTCTGTCCCAATGGGGCTGGCAACTGCCAGGTGTCCCTTCGAGACCTGTTTGACCGGGCAGTCATGGTGTCCCACTACATCCATAACCTCTCCTCGGAAATGTTCAACGAATTT GATAAACGGTATGCCCAAGGCAAAGGGTTCATTACCATGGCCCTCAACAGCTGCCATACCTCCTCCCTTCCTACCCCTGAAGACAAAGAACAAGCCCAACAGACCCAC CATGAAGTCCTTATGAGCTTGATTCTTGGGTTGCTGCGCTCCTGGAATGACCCTCTGTATCACCTAGTCACGGAGGTGCGGGGTATGAAAGGAGCCCCAGATGGTATCCTGTCGAGGGCCATAGAGATTGAGGAAGAAAACAAACGGCTTCTGGAAGGCATGGAGATGATATTTGGCCAG GTACTTCCTGGAGCCAAAGAGACTGAGCCCTACCCTGTGTGGTCAGGACTCCCTTCCCTGCAAACCAAGGATGAAGATGCGCGTTATTCTGCTTTTTATAACTTGCTCCACTGCCTGCGCAGGGATTCAAGCAAGATTGACACTTACCTTAAGCTCCTGAATTGCAGAATCATCTACAACAACAACTGCTAA